In a genomic window of Vulpes lagopus strain Blue_001 chromosome 13, ASM1834538v1, whole genome shotgun sequence:
- the NPVF gene encoding pro-FMRFamide-related neuropeptide VF has protein sequence MKVISSKRFILLILATSSLLTSNIFCTDELMMSNLHSKENYDKYSEVNSKREKERSLNFEELNDWGPRTVIKMSAPTVNKMPHSAANLPLRFGRTMEEGRSTGAMANLPLRFGRNIKESILRHIPNLPQRFGRTTAKSVAKMLSDLLQQSMHSPSANELLYSMKCQPQEIQNPDQKHPWRLGLKEIDDAELKQEK, from the exons ATGAAAGTTATTTCATCAAAAcgctttattttattgattttagccacttCAAGCTTGTTAACATCAAACATCTTTTGTACAGATGAATTAATGATGTCTAAtcttcacagcaaagaaaattatgACAAATATTCTGAGGTAA ACTctaagagggaaaaggaaagaagtctcAATTTTGAAGAACTAAATGATTGGGGTCCAAGAACTGTCATTAAGATGAGTGCACCCACAGTCAACAAAATGCCACACTCGGCAGCCAACTTGCCTTTGAGATTTGGGAGGAccatggaagaaggaagaagcacTGGGGCAATGGCCAACCTGCCTCTGAGATTTGgaagaaatataaaggaaagcATCTTAAGACATATTCCTAATCTGCCCCAAAGGTTTGGGAGAACAACAGCCAAAAGTGTCGCCAAGATGCTGAGTGATTTGCTCCAACAATCCATGCATTCACCATCTGCCAATGAGTTACTTTACTCCATGAAATGCCAGCCTCAAGAAATCCAGAATCCTGATCAAAAACACCCATG GAGACTGGGACTCAAGGAAATAGATGATGCAgaactgaaacaagaaaaataa